DNA from Prevotella melaninogenica:
GCTTGCGGTGCTCTACGTGCTGAAACGTCGCCTAACTTAGTGATTAAGTGGACTGATTGTCTTTTCGCTTCGCCAGTCTTCAGTTCACCTTTTACGAGTGTCTTAAACCCTTCTTTGTCGCCAGAGCTCAATCCATTACTCTCGAAATGATTATTCACAACGAGTGTATTAGTCCCTTTAATATCAAGCATATAAGCCACACTCTGATTACTACTTGAGCCATATGGGATAGTATCTTGCCAAAGGATTGGATACTTACTCAGCAATACCATGTAATCAGCACCAGGTGCTTTTTTAATCATCAACTTGAAATATGGGTAGTGTTTCTTCAGTGTTGAGTAGATATGATCTTTGTCTTCTAATGTCGCTTGTGCCTCTTGCAAACAGACAATATCTGCCTTACTCTTAACGATATAATCAACAATTGGATTCTTCTTAGCATCTGGCTCGCTCCATGAAGAGAACATAAAGACGTTATACGACAGTACTTTTATAGCGCCATGTGGCTTATCTTCTGGAATATTGAATGGTGAATACGTACGGATAGGACCATAACAGAGCAGGAAACCTAACAATGGCAACCAAATAGTACGTAATCGGAGAAAACACCAGACAACAAGGAATACAAAATTAAACACAAGGAGTATCGGAAAGCCCAGTCCTAAATTAGCCAACAAGGGATAATCAACAGGATTAAACCTACCTATATTTCCGACAAACAACATCAACAGAATCACTATGATATTGCCTACCAACAACATTCTATATGTAAGCTTCTTAAATTTGCTAAACATCTTAATTCAAAACATTCAGGTGGTCCCTACCCCTGTATTTTTTAAGCTTTACGAATAAAATAAATAGTTACCAAGTGGTTATATAACAAGCAGATAGACTTGAAGTTATAACAAGTTCCTATCCACTCATATTCTAACAAGTTGCTGATTAAGAACATTTTTGTTATAACCAACAACACATTTCTTTGTCAATCGACCAGCGACTTAACTTTTACTACTATCAAAGAGCTTTTGTTTCTCGTCTTTTGTCAAGCTATCGTAACCACTCTTACGAATCTTATCAAGGATGCGATCAACTTCTTCTTGCTGTTGTTTCTTCTGGGCATTGTAATCCCAATCACTTCTATTATTAGCATTATTGCTCTGAGAAGTGTTCGACCAAGACCCACTGTTGCCATTCGTAGCATTACGAGAATCACGCCCTCCACGTTGTTCCCACGTATTCTTCATACGATCAAAGAACTGATGTCCCCGATTCATGCCGAAGTCTCCATAACCAGAATACGGATGTTTCTTCCAATAACGGATAAGAATAAAACCAAAGAGCATACCACCTAAGTGTGCCAAATGCGCTACTCCATCATTGCTTGTGCCTATCGCAGAGAACAATTCTACAACGATTGAACCCATTACAATCCACTTTGCCTTAATAGGAACAGGGATAGGAATAATGAACATACGCTCTTCTGGGAATAGCATTCCGAAGGCAAGTAGTACACCATAGATGGCTCCAGAGGCACCAACAGTGTTCATCATATTCAGATAAACATTCATAGGAAGAACTGTAGTACCGATTTTTACAGATTCATATTGTGCCAATCCCTCTACAAGATAAGTTCCATATTGTGCCAACTCCTGACAGAGTCCTGCGCCAACACCACAGACAATGTAATAAAAAAGGAACTTTCTTGGACCCCATACATTCTCAACAACCATACCAAACATCCACAGCATAAACATGTTCATTAGGATATGTGTAAACCCACCATGCATGAACATATAAGTGAAGAACTGCCAGATACGGAAGTCAGAGGCTAAAAAGAAATGTAAGCCAAGAATATCATTCAAATCAATATTCAATCCTCTTAAAACGTATGTGGCTATGAACACCAGAATATTGATAATAAGAAGATTCTTTGTTACAACAGGTATATTTCGCATTTACGTTATGTCTTATTCTTTACAATATATCATTTAAACAATGCAAAATTACGAAAATCTCTCGGTATTAAGCAGAAAATAAGCGAGATAACGACTTTTTTTTTATAAAATTCTACATTTTTCCCATGATTTTATTTGTTTTATAAAAGGAAACAACTATATTTGCAACATAATCTTGTATATCACTCATAAAATTAATCAATAAATAAATCAAAATTATGAACAAAACAGAATTGATCGAGAAGATTGCAGCTAACGCTGAGGTAAGTAAGGCTGTCGCTAAGAAAGCTTTGGATGCTACTACAGAAGCTATTAAGGAAGCACTTGCTGCTGGTGATAAGGTACAACTCGTAGGTTTTGGTACTTTCGCTACAACTGAGCGCCCAGCTCACGAGGGTATTAATCCAAGATCAAAGGAGAAGATTAAGATTGCTGCTAAGAAGGTTGCTAAGTTCAAGGCTGGTGCTGAGTTAGCAGACGCAGTAAACAAATAATATGTAAAGATATTACATAATATATTAAGGCAAGCCATGGGTTTGCCTTTTTTGTTTTATAGGCTTGCCTTCTTGTTTTATGAAAGTCTAAAGAGCATCTTACCATAGCTTAAAAAGTCCTTCCGTTAATAGCATAGATTGGAAATAGATAAAGACTTATCCACTTGTATGGTATAATTATCCCAATTTAGATAACCTTACAAGCGGACATAAACTATAGGATAAAATGCAAATTGAGACTATGTCTATTCGTCTTCCATAAACATCCCATCCCTACATCTTTGATTTTTGTAAACTATTTTCACTCAACTCAAAACCAATACATGCTCTTTTGGCTTCTAAAAGACGCCTAATTGACTTGCAAAAGACGCCCTTTAAGACCCTTACTAACGCCCTCTTGAAGTCCAATTAAGCACCTTTTCTCACACCATTTTATAACCAGCTGATTTCCTGATGGTTACAAACCTGCTTTTTACACATGTTTTATCCTTATTTATAGATGTTTTATTTGAATTTATGTAATGATTTTTCAAATCCTTATCTACCTCTTCGAAGAGTTAAAAAGGAAAAAGGTCCTCCATGTCAGAAACATGATAATTGAATAGAAAGACCTTTTCCAATAACGAGTTAGATTGTATTTTCAATACCCTAAGGGTACACCCATGCAGCTATCCACTATAAAATACCCGTCTGTTTATTCCCTTCATGCTGCACTTTCTTATCAATCTCTTTATAGCTTTTACCCTTTGATAACTTCCAACTGAACCTGAGAGTTATCATGTTACCCAAGTCTCTGCTACGATAAATATACTCTTTATGGAGATTTTCATTCAGTACTTTACCACGCTGTATAGCGGGATGCTGCTGGAAAGGATGCTGCATAAAGAGTGACAAACTACACGTTTTCCACCTGTAACTAACGCCCAAATAGACTGCTGGACCATTCCTTCCCTCATGCTCTCCTTCAACAAATTTCCAACCATTATCGGCATATCCCGTGAGTGTCCAGCGTCCAAGATAAGCCTGAACATTACCACCATAGTTGTAACTTGTAAGATGATGACGGTACAGACTACTGATGTTAAAGAATCGATTGATAACTCCGAAAAGTGTTACAGACAAACGCTCTGGCACTACATCATACCTCACATAATTCTGTACAACAAACATCATGATATTACCAATGTTCTGTTGTGAATAAAGAAACTCATCTGTTGCCGTACGTTCATACACACTCATATTGCTCCCAAGGTCACGTCGATACTCCATATTCATCCCACAGCCCACACGTTTACCATTATAACTGACATCAATAATGTTCTTAAGGACCCGAGAAGGTTGCAAATTAGGATTTCCAACCTTCCATTCACGGCTATTTTCTCTGACTTTTGCATCGCTCACCATAGCGTGTGAAGACACACGACGATAGGTTTCAAAGCTGTAACTTGCATTTAATCCTGCCAAAATCTCGTAACTCAACGTAAGTTTTGGACGAAAGGTCCAGTAGTCAAAGATATAGTTTTCTTGCGAATAGGTCTTATTAGCAACCCCAACACCTGCCGAATAGCCTATTCGTTTCCACCGTCCTTTCATCTCAGAGAATAGATAAAGTTCTCCTCTCCGCATCTTGTTAAGAGCAGAGACATCGCCAGTATATTCATTATTCGTAAACGACACCGAGTGTTCCAAACCTGCAGAAAGGGTGAAAGGCTTGAGTTTATTCTCATAAATAGCTTCACTCTCCAGCGACCAAGTACGCCCATTTACCTCATAGGCATAATCTCCTTCTTCTCCATTATATCCTTGCTTGTCCGTATAAATACTCGAACCAACAACGTTAGCTGTAATACTCTGATGTTTACCAAGCTGATGAAAGAAGTAAAGGTCAAGTGTAGGGGCGAAACTACTTGCCACATCAATCGTCCGAAAAGACTTTTCTATCGTTCCATCCCGATACACAAAATCAGCATAATTACCAGGCGTATTGCCTCCTCCCACTGACAGATTCGCTTGGAAAACATACGTAGCCGAGTCTGCAAGACTGTACTTTATCTCAAACTGATAACCAAAACGACGACTTCTGCCAGCGGTCTGATTACGTGAAACAAGATAATGACTACCGTTGTTCAAGGTATAGTCAGCCGATTCTGAAGACCGAAAACCACGATGGTCTTTATAAGAAGAATTGAAGGTTAAAGCCAGTTCTGAATTCTTATGATTGAGCTTTGCATAGACCGTATTATCACCATTCAACGTTGTGACAGCATTCGATAAGTCAGCCCCAAGCACGTAACCAGTGGTGTTACGCTTCGTCCGAATATCAATAACATAGCCTATTCCGTCACCATATCTGACTCCCGGATTATCGATGAAATCGATGTTTTTTACAAGTTTTGGGTCCAGTGAAAGTAGGTCTTCTTTACTTGCCAAGCTTCCATTCAGCCTAAGTTGAACACTTCCATTATTCGTCAAAGGCACAATGGTACGCATCACCTCGTCTACTCTGATGCGTGGAAGAGACAGCTTTCCAAGCAGACTATAACCGTCCGTTGCTGCTTCTCGTTGTGCATCAGACGGTACAATCAGCAGCCCATCTATCTTTTTCGTCACTCGTGCAGCCTCAACTGTCACCTCTTTCATCTCTACACTCTTTGCCGTCTTATCGCTTTCTTTCTCATTCTGGGCACCAACTGGCAGTGCAAGAAAGCATAGCAACAGTAACCATAAACCTTTTCTCATAGTCTTTGTTTTTTGCTACAAAGATAGAATCCACCTACTATTAGGGCAAAATTAGTTACTGACAATTACCTGACAATAGCTAATTGAGGTCTGGTAAACAAGAAAAAGCACAACAAAAAACTACTCAATAACCCCCTACTAGGCATAATATTCCAATAAAGAATGCCTAAGATATATATTTTAAAGATGACACCTATTCCATTTAGAAAGACTATCCGACATTTTCTTTGAAGATGAATCAGAAGCCAATCGGTAGCCATCACCCCTGTCAGCCACAATCTTTAATCCGCAACGCTCACTGACAATAGGCTTCAAACGACGGATAAGCGTGTAGAGAGTTTCGCTTGCATCGGGTTTCTTGGGCCAAAGCGTTTCACAGATAACTGCCTTCGACAACTTTCTATCAGTTGCATTGATAAACAGCTCCATCAGTTGCTGTTGCAT
Protein-coding regions in this window:
- a CDS encoding endonuclease/exonuclease/phosphatase family protein — encoded protein: MFSKFKKLTYRMLLVGNIIVILLMLFVGNIGRFNPVDYPLLANLGLGFPILLVFNFVFLVVWCFLRLRTIWLPLLGFLLCYGPIRTYSPFNIPEDKPHGAIKVLSYNVFMFSSWSEPDAKKNPIVDYIVKSKADIVCLQEAQATLEDKDHIYSTLKKHYPYFKLMIKKAPGADYMVLLSKYPILWQDTIPYGSSSNQSVAYMLDIKGTNTLVVNNHFESNGLSSGDKEGFKTLVKGELKTGEAKRQSVHLITKLGDVSARRAPQAETVARYVKKYLDKKVPVILCGDFNDSPLSYTHRTIAKELNDCFVESGNGPGISYHKSGMYFRIDHIFRSDDFESYGAKVDNSVTTSDHYPIYCWLKYRPKP
- a CDS encoding rhomboid family intramembrane serine protease, which encodes MRNIPVVTKNLLIINILVFIATYVLRGLNIDLNDILGLHFFLASDFRIWQFFTYMFMHGGFTHILMNMFMLWMFGMVVENVWGPRKFLFYYIVCGVGAGLCQELAQYGTYLVEGLAQYESVKIGTTVLPMNVYLNMMNTVGASGAIYGVLLAFGMLFPEERMFIIPIPVPIKAKWIVMGSIVVELFSAIGTSNDGVAHLAHLGGMLFGFILIRYWKKHPYSGYGDFGMNRGHQFFDRMKNTWEQRGGRDSRNATNGNSGSWSNTSQSNNANNRSDWDYNAQKKQQQEEVDRILDKIRKSGYDSLTKDEKQKLFDSSKS
- a CDS encoding HU family DNA-binding protein, which produces MNKTELIEKIAANAEVSKAVAKKALDATTEAIKEALAAGDKVQLVGFGTFATTERPAHEGINPRSKEKIKIAAKKVAKFKAGAELADAVNK